Proteins from one Corticium candelabrum chromosome 4, ooCorCand1.1, whole genome shotgun sequence genomic window:
- the LOC134178461 gene encoding uncharacterized protein LOC134178461, with the protein MNDSTILDRLRSFKIFDIVEFGVGEAATISATVVSNQSVTAAYLWKVTSCFTWNHPPALPDIFTIDLWRLHVANVFIIQQRSRLVMSLTTREVTELPLFPSVLMLHDVDVKLTFSLTGVNELLNVSITGTWRLSREGVPVIANWLGPSLCLSFPKAPSFLDVSSVTMHVIAQGFWNSIASTLTAAGLQGLLRMEDMDINGDLINMLNCYKRLVLTVTSITKTELLGRMVTQFFLHVQLTSSTTPATIQTNITENSLSARPEIIAMLVSEIDSSSSAFTSLINNYIGIDISTLKLKQPIQLEGILVVSSVSFSQQDITGMKIHRLASWCGEIKQGLTAIVSINLSSNSKTLFQIYWGNTIKTRLCARGISSVTPISFITSFHPSQLPSFQSLFFVLRNVGITIPRPTSLRYLVSEKNVVFDFHVHQKLTLIPKLTQVCLTNFQVKVPVQNISFPSVTALVDWNLGSFRWSGVSFTIKDSILQVKWTGQTLNIGDFVSNLGLSFRRNSFLSQLKDAHFLNFDIKNPSVSLTYSNYPATFSLHVRGSATINGWRVKTESLVQQVRSNYTLALGIVVKNVSVANLLRTLFGIKLSNSTTFLQNRSTIGMVVSSVALSNLTFDNKVLSKVHTTSGLSLIVLLKLPSSRGINLLCKLAKLAPTSELILTSDVSSINNLVLSAHIGDIPFGLELNRSEYRKSQTALHKRLEMLTVSQIYPSSTSLIKRSDLRESRVRRSLSSLLLKQSFLNFRLGSRQHNVDVSAELDLNVMGEKLQFRGTVRQAGIRLELEMRMIKWWKKAFYLPFLSLGNGLLAFDFYPSSTITTLQLKADIKIGNIGNGRKIQATVDMRLDFANPSKNYFYGHISKFTLGVLLNAFDVNVRLPRIISDMGFSRGMQISYTSSLYQIRSSSNNIIPPGCSFSGSLNFLGLRMFSKIAIQPLSYFVEGCLDSKIEIPFGLVAIYKSSSNRYSGPCLKASIDFTRGLDIDVSLEGYISLLGGLITTEIKLIITESKIEAKFSANLFLFNLNIVLKGSYGNLLSTRLQMAAHVTIDILRRIGRAVTGLLRSAADKATSVVDGLQRKLDDAKAYLDKVNNFLSARQRDVDYARRKLEGPKRALQRAKQKVDSLCRIRSCSLSCLGCPGWRSCCWKVWGKCFGCPSWKSCCYRVRDPICVAANVLCRTVRGAAYLALSAAELAYDVVLSPFRLAVAALEAAKLVVSAAKVPFDAAKLALEVGKQTVRLGLKAAEYLAEAVLGYIVDIRSIKFDVGVDRFLPSSISASVDVVFFNRIRKRLSFTLNLKSMNIVSFLANNILPGIVNFRRRRSVRSIVKEVSSDSLHKPAPHVREDKKPVTKDDPKHDNHLLMQNSNISVVAITSRNMTQMLNELHNHFALERDEVRQQTVDPLSEATTQLAVSWNESARPEINGSSRKLYNTLQTKTTDQCAILTLLTRLTKTFKTLLWNEYKEWKYSVAQFSTEVRQHRYETLHFTYIKKQLSVIVASETENLANTLERSTEITEQFQKDAKEEDQLLDDVIKEVRAFDEAVDGKLTQFNQIGGQQLLKKIDSRFYKEMGLSFIQYLQQQLRKLDKSLTVWKITTITNQLRNKSLTIMLTLTDLMTANMKQLEINMNCRRPRLQTTSITT; encoded by the exons ATGAACGATTCTACAATCTTGGATCGTTTGAGGTCATTCAAGATTTTTGATATAGTGGAGTTTGGTGTTGGAGAGGCAGCAACTATATCTGCAACAGTGGTATCGAACCAGTCTGTTACTGCAGCTTATCTTTGGAAAGTTACTTCCTGCTTTACTTGGAATCATCCACCGGCACTTCCCGATATCTTTACGATCGATCTGTGGAGATTACATGTTGCTAATGTTTTCATCATTCAACAGCGAAGCCGATTGGTTATGTCACTCACCACACGTGAGGTCACTGAACTGCCATTGTTCCCGTCCGTTCTAATGCTCCATGATGTTGATGTCAAACTAACCTTTTCTCTAACTGGTGTCAATGAACTACTCAACGTCTCTATTACAGGCACGTGGCGACTGAGTAGAGAAGGAGTGCCCGTTATAGCCAACTGGCTTGGTCCATCACTTTGTTTGTCCTTTCCCAAAGCTCCTTCATTTCTAGATGTTTCTAGCGTTACGATGCATGTCATCGCGCAGGGATTTTGGAATAGCATAGCGTCTACACTAACTGCTGCCGGATTGCAAGGCTTACTTCGTATGGAAGACATGGACATAAACGGGGACTTGATCAACATGTTGAATTGCTACAAACGACTTGTGTTAACTGTTACCAGTATAACAAAGACGGAACTGTTGGGAAGAATGGTTACTCAATTTTTCTTACACGTTCAACTCACATCGTCTACCACTCCTGCTACAATTCAAACCAATATTACAG AAAATAGCCTTTCCGCACGACCAGAGATCATTGCGATGCTAGTAAGTGAAATAGATTCAAGCTCTTCCGCTTTTACCAGTCTCATTAACAATTATATTGGCATTGACATTTCTACGCTCAAACTTAAACAGCCAATCCAACTCGAAGGCATCTTGGTTGTTTCATCAGTTTCTTTCAGCCAGCAAGACATTACAGGAATGAAAATTCATCGACTTGCTTCTTGGTGCGGAGAAATCAAACAAGGCCTGACAGCAATCGTTTCTATCAATTTGTCTTCTAACTCAAAAACATTATTTCAAATATACTGGGGTAATACAATAAAGACAAGACTGTGTGCGAGAGGGATCTCTTCGGTAACACCCATCTCTTTCATCACATCTTTTCATCCATCCCAGCTGCCATCTTTCCAATCTCTTTTCTTTGTACTGAGAAACGTGGGCATTACAATTCCACGGCCAACTAGCTTGAGATATCTGGTCAGTGAGAAGAACGTTGTGTTTGATTTTCATGTCCATCAAAAGCTTACTTTAATACCAAAACTGACGCAAGTGTGTCTCACCAATTTTCAAGTAAAGGTTCCTGTTCAAAACATAAGCTTTCCTTCGGTTACAGCCTTAGTTGATTGGAATTTGGGATCGTTTCGTTGGTCCGGTGTATCTTTCACTATAAAAGATTCCATTCTTCAAGTTAAATGGACTGGCCAAACACTAAACATTGGAGACTTTGTATCCAACTTAGGACTTAGCTTCCGTCGAAACTCCTTTCTTTCACAGCTCAAAGACGCTCATTTTCTTAACTTTGACATCAAGAATCCTTCTGTTTCACTCACGTACTCTAATTATCCTGCCACATTTAGTTTGCATGTACGAGGATCAGCTACAATCAATGGATGGAGAGTCAAAACTGAAAGTCTAGTCCAACAAGTTAGGTCAAACTACACACTTGCACTTGGAATCGTGGTAAAAAATGTCAGTGTTGCGAATTTGCTTAGAACATTATTTGGCATCAAATTATCGAATTCAACAACTTTTCTCCAAAACCGTTCCACAATAGGAATGGTAGTTTCCAGTGTTGCTCTTTCTAATCTTACATTTGACAACAAAGTCTTGAGTAAGGTCCATACTACTTCTGGCTTGTCTCTCATCGTTCTCCTTAAGCTACCATCTAGTCGTGGTATCAATTTGTTGTGCAAACTTGCAAAATTGGCTCCAACAAGTGAACTAATCTTAACCAGCGACGTTTCATCTATCAACAATTTAGTCTTATCTGCACATATAGGAGACATACCTTTCGGATTGGAATTGAATAGAAGCGAATACAGAAAATCCCAAACAGCGTTGCACAAACGGCTGGAAATGTTGACGGTCTCTCAAATTTATCCAAGCAGTACTTCTCTCATAAAGCGGTCGGACCTCAGAGAAAGTCGCGTACGTCGTTCTTTATCGTCACTTCTGCTAAAGCAATCGTTTCTAAACTTCAGGTTGGGCTCTCGTCAACACAATGTGGACGTGTCTGCAGAACTAGATCTCAATGTTATGGGCGAAAAACTTCAGTTCAGAGGAACAGTTAGACAAGCAGGGATTCGTCTGGAACTTGAAATGAGGATGATTAAATGGTGGAAGAAAGCTTTCTATTTACCATTCTTGTCATTAGGGAATGGTTTGCTGGCATTTGACTTTTACCCCTCTTCAACAATCACCACACTTCAACTAAAAGCAGACATCAAAATTGGAAATATTGGTAACGGAAGGAAGATTCAAGCCACCGTAGACATGCGCTTAGATTTCGCTAATCCAAGCAAAAACTATTTTTACGGGCATATTTCAAAATTTACATTGGGTGTCTTACTGAATGCATTTGATGTCAACGTACGACTTCCTCGAATAATTAGCGACATGGGATTTTCAAGAGGAATGCAAATATCCTACACCTCATCTCTATATCAAATTagaagcagcagcaacaataTAATTCCACCAGGATGTTCATTCTCTGGCTCATTAAATTTTCTGGGTCTACGAATGTTTTCAAAAATTGCTATTCAACCATTATCTTACTTCGTAGAGGGTTGTTTGGAttcaaaaatagaaatacCTTTCGGCCTCGTTGCCATTTACAAATCAAGCAGTAATCGTTATTCCGGACCTTGCTTAAAGGCGAGCATCGACTTTACAAGAGGCTTGGATATTGATGTTTCTTTGGAGGGGTACATATCTCTATTAGGAGGTCTCATAACGACAGAAATAAAATTGATTATCACAGAAAGTAAAATAGAAGCCAAATTCTCAGCCAACCTTTTTCTTTTCAACCTAAACATCGTATTAAAAGGCAGCTATGGCAATTTGCTCTCAACAAGGTTGCAAATGGCCGCCCATGTGACAATTGATATACTACGGAGAATTGGACGCGCTGTCACAGGACTTCTTCGTTCCGCAGCAGATAAGGCAACGAGTGTGGTGGATGGTTTGCAAAGAAAGCTTGATGATGCAAAAGCATATCTTGACAAAGTAAATAACTTCCTAAGTGCCAGACAAAGAGACGTCGACTATGCAAGAAGAAAGCTTGAAGGTCCTAAGAGAGCTTTGCAACGTGCAAAACAAAAAGTAGACAGCCTTTGCAGGATACGTTCGTGCTCGTTGT CTTGTCTCGGCTGCCCTGGATGGCGGTCCTGTTGTTGGAAAGTGTGGGGAAAGTGCTTCGGCTGTCCCTCTTGGAAAAGTTGTTGCTATAGAGTACGTGATCCGATATGCGTAGCAGCAAATGTTCTTTGCCGTACGGTCCGAGGTGCAGCGTACCTTGCTCTGTCAGCTGCAGAATTAGCGTACGATGTCGTTCTCTCCCCTTTTAGACTAGCCGTCGCAGCATTAGAAGCGGCAAAGTTAGTTGTGAGCGCGGCCAAAGTTCCCTTCGATGCTGCAAAACTTGCTCTTGAAGTGGGTAAACAAACCGTGAGGTTGGGGTTAAAGGCGGCTGAATACTTGGCAGAAGCTGTACTCGGTTACATTGTCGACATCAGATCAATCAAATTTGATGTGGGTGTTGATCGGTTCTTACCAAGCTCTATTTCGGCAAGCGTTGATGTAGTATTTTTTAACCGAATCAGAAAAAGGCTCTCCTTCACTTTAAATCTCAAATCAATGAATATCGTTTCGTTTTTGGCTAACAACATTTTACCAGGAATAGTAAACTTTCGTAGACGGAGGAGTGTCAGAAGCATTGTGAAGGAAGTTTCTTCTGATTCATTGCACAAACCAGCACCTCATGTTAGAGAAGACAAAAAACCTGTCACAAAAGATGACCCGAAACACGATAATCATTTACTAATGCAGAATTCTAATATATCGGTTGTTGCAATCACAAGCAGAAATATGACGCAAATGTTAAATGAATTACACAATCATTTTGCTCTTGAAAGAGATGAAGTAAGGCAACAAACAGTAGATCCGTTATCGGAAGCCACTACTCAATTGGCAGTTTCTTGGAATGAATCTGCTCGGCCGGAAATAAACGGATCGTCTAGAAAACTCTACAACACTTTGCAAACGAAGACTACAG ACCAATGTGCTATACTGACTCTCCTTACAAGGCTGACGAAGACTTTCAAAACACTTTTATGGAATGAGTACAAAGAGTGGAAATACTCGGTGGCCCAATTTAGCACTGAAGTTCGTCAACATCGCTATGAAACTCTTCATTTCACATATATTAAAAAACAATTAAGTGTCATCGTTGCATCTGAAACAGAAAACTTAGCAAACACATTGGAAAGATCTACAGAAATAACGGAACAATTTCAAAAGG ACGCCAAAGAAGAAGATCAACTATTGGATGATGTGATCAAAG AGGTCCGAGCGTTTGATGAAGCAGTCGATGGTAAACTCACTCAATTCAATCAAATTGGAGGGCAGCAGTTACTCAAGAAAATCGATTCAAGGTTTTACAAGGAAATGGGTCTTTCATTCATACAGTATCTACAACAACAGCTGCGAAAGCTAGACAAAAGCTTGACTGTATGGAAAATCACTACG ATTACCAATCAACTGCGCAATAAATCGTTAACAATCATGTTAACGCTAACAGACCTAATGACGGCAAACATGAAGCAACTAGAAATCAATATGAACTGCCGTCGTCCACGTCTACAGACGACGTCAAtaacaacataa